The Streptococcus sp. VT 162 genome has a window encoding:
- a CDS encoding UDP-N-acetylmuramate--alanine ligase: MSKTYHFIGIKGSGMSALALMLHQMGHKVQGSDVEKYYFTQRGLEQAGIAILPFDEKNLQGDVEIIAGNAFRPDNNVEIAYADQNGISYKRYHEFLGSFMRDFVSMGVAGAHGKTSTTGMLSHVLSHITDTSFLIGDGTGRGSANAKYFVFESDEYERHFMPYHPEYSIITNIDFDHPDYFTSLEDVFNAFNDYAKQITKGLFVYGEDPELRKITANAPIYYYGFEAEGNDFVASDLLRSTTGSTFTVHFRGQELGQFHIPTFGRHNIMNATAVIGLLYTAGFDLNLVREHLKTFAGVKRRFTEKIVNDTVIIDDFAHHPTEIIATLDAARQKYPSKEIVAIFQPHTFTRTIALLDEFAHALNQADAVYLAQIYGSAREVDHGDVKVEDLANKINKKHQVITVENVSPLLNHDNAVYVFMGAGDIQTYEYSFERLLSNLTSNVQ; encoded by the coding sequence ATGTCAAAAACATATCATTTTATTGGAATCAAGGGATCAGGGATGAGTGCCCTAGCCTTGATGTTGCACCAAATGGGACACAAGGTTCAAGGTTCAGACGTTGAAAAATACTACTTTACTCAACGTGGACTAGAGCAGGCAGGGATTGCGATTCTTCCTTTTGATGAAAAGAACCTACAAGGTGATGTGGAGATTATCGCGGGGAATGCTTTCCGTCCAGATAACAACGTTGAAATCGCCTATGCAGATCAAAATGGTATCAGCTACAAACGTTACCACGAATTCTTAGGTAGCTTTATGCGCGACTTTGTCAGCATGGGAGTGGCAGGAGCTCATGGAAAAACTTCAACAACAGGTATGCTGTCACACGTCTTGTCTCACATCACAGATACCAGCTTCTTGATTGGTGACGGGACAGGTCGTGGCTCAGCCAATGCCAAATATTTTGTCTTTGAATCAGACGAATATGAGCGTCACTTCATGCCTTACCACCCAGAATACTCTATCATCACCAACATTGACTTTGACCATCCAGACTATTTTACAAGTCTAGAGGATGTTTTCAATGCCTTTAACGACTATGCCAAACAAATTACCAAAGGTTTGTTTGTATACGGTGAGGATCCTGAGTTGCGTAAGATCACAGCCAATGCGCCAATCTATTACTATGGTTTTGAAGCTGAAGGCAATGACTTTGTAGCTAGTGATCTCCTTCGTTCTACGACTGGATCAACCTTCACCGTTCATTTCCGTGGACAAGAATTGGGTCAATTCCACATTCCAACCTTTGGTCGTCACAATATCATGAATGCGACAGCTGTTATTGGTCTTCTTTACACAGCTGGATTTGATTTGAACTTGGTCCGTGAACACTTGAAAACTTTTGCGGGTGTTAAGCGTCGTTTCACTGAGAAAATCGTTAATGATACAGTGATCATTGATGACTTTGCCCACCATCCAACAGAAATCATTGCGACCTTGGATGCAGCTCGTCAAAAATACCCAAGCAAGGAAATCGTGGCAATCTTCCAACCGCATACCTTTACAAGAACCATTGCCTTGTTGGACGAATTTGCCCATGCATTGAATCAAGCAGACGCCGTCTACCTAGCGCAAATCTATGGATCAGCTCGTGAGGTGGACCATGGTGATGTCAAAGTAGAAGACTTAGCCAATAAAATCAACAAGAAACACCAGGTTATCACTGTTGAAAATGTTTCTCCACTCCTAAACCATGACAATGCTGTTTATGTCTTTATGGGTGCTGGAGACATCCAAACCTATGAATATTCATTTGAACGTCTCTTGTCTAACTTGACAAGCAATGTCCAATAA
- a CDS encoding GNAT family acetyltransferase: MHVRLENKESHKAQEIGDLIRAYNRSKREEAESEPLNLYVEDEKGNLLAGLVAETFGNWLEIEYLFVKEELRGQGIGSKLLERAENEAKNRNCRFAFVNTYQFQAPDFYLSHGYKEVFTLQDYPYTGQRYYYQKDL; this comes from the coding sequence ATGCACGTTAGATTAGAAAATAAGGAGTCGCATAAAGCGCAAGAAATAGGAGATTTGATTCGTGCTTATAATCGTTCCAAAAGAGAAGAGGCTGAAAGTGAGCCACTGAACCTTTATGTCGAAGATGAAAAGGGCAATCTCTTGGCGGGATTAGTAGCAGAGACTTTCGGAAACTGGCTGGAAATCGAATATTTGTTTGTAAAAGAGGAATTACGGGGACAAGGAATTGGTTCAAAACTATTGGAGCGAGCAGAAAATGAAGCCAAGAATCGAAACTGTCGTTTTGCTTTCGTGAATACTTACCAGTTTCAAGCGCCAGATTTTTATCTAAGTCATGGCTACAAGGAAGTCTTTACCTTGCAAGACTATCCCTACACAGGACAAAGATACTATTACCAAAAGGATTTGTGA
- a CDS encoding cystathionine gamma-synthase, producing the protein MKQDRFPLVSDDEIMLTKMPVMDLYDESDFISNIKGDYRDKNYLEWSPINEEETVVSPVVNKESKPSPEPKKVEKTYAELAREEARADLKKKRSAKYLTQDVSHTRRHNGSTLVRQGNQPTAPFQKENPGEFAKFSKNLSQSHYILAEEVGQVANPTPKVQTGKANKNNYDFLKKSQIYNKKNKQTEQERQVAQELNLTRITE; encoded by the coding sequence ATGAAACAAGATCGATTTCCATTGGTGTCAGATGATGAGATCATGCTGACCAAAATGCCAGTCATGGACTTGTACGATGAGTCAGACTTTATTAGCAATATCAAAGGTGATTACCGGGATAAGAACTATTTGGAATGGTCTCCTATCAATGAGGAAGAAACCGTAGTTTCTCCAGTGGTTAATAAGGAGTCAAAACCAAGCCCAGAACCTAAAAAAGTTGAAAAAACGTATGCTGAATTGGCTCGAGAAGAGGCGCGTGCGGACTTGAAGAAGAAACGCTCAGCCAAGTATTTGACTCAAGATGTTAGTCATACTAGACGACACAATGGTTCAACACTTGTTCGTCAAGGAAACCAACCAACAGCGCCATTTCAAAAGGAAAATCCAGGTGAGTTTGCCAAATTTAGTAAAAACTTGAGTCAGTCTCACTATATCTTAGCTGAGGAGGTTGGCCAAGTGGCGAACCCAACTCCGAAAGTCCAAACGGGAAAAGCTAACAAGAACAACTATGATTTTCTAAAGAAGAGTCAAATCTATAATAAAAAGAATAAGCAAACGGAACAGGAACGTCAGGTTGCCCAAGAGTTGAATCTGACAAGAATTACTGAGTAG
- a CDS encoding transcriptional regulator yields MAKNLKLKLARVELDMTQGDLADAVGVTRQTIGLIEAGKYNPSLSLCQSICRCLGKTLDQLFWEEEDEK; encoded by the coding sequence GTGGCTAAAAATTTAAAATTAAAACTAGCTCGGGTGGAGCTTGATATGACACAGGGTGATTTGGCAGATGCTGTTGGTGTAACTAGGCAGACTATAGGCTTGATAGAAGCAGGGAAATACAATCCTAGTCTCTCCCTTTGCCAGTCCATTTGCAGATGCTTAGGAAAAACATTAGATCAATTATTTTGGGAGGAAGAAGATGAAAAATAG
- a CDS encoding amino acid transporter gives MSENKKKNKMERGLTNRHVQVMAIAGTIGTGLFLGAGRSISLTGPSIILIYMITGAFMFLMMRAVGEMLYQDPEQHTFINFITRHLGKGWGYFSVWSYWLSVVFIGMAEITAISDYVRFWFPTWPSWMIQLIFLTILALVNLIAVKLFGEVEFWFAMVKIVAILAMIATGVFMVLTGFKTPHGVASLANISDQFSLFPNGVMNFVMAFQMVFFAYLMIEFIGVTTSETKNPRQVLPKAVKEIPLRIIFFYGGALIAIMAIIPWSYLNSSDSPFVTVFELAGIKWAAALINFVVLTSAASALNSTLYSTGRHLYQIAHDSPNRFLKAIKVDTLSRHNVPQNAIIASAILIALAAFINVLPGVSDAFALITASSSGVYIAIYILIMVAHLKYRKSQDFMADGYLMPQYRLLNPLTILFFVFVFVTLFLQESTFMGAVGSAIWIFVFGIYSQWKFRK, from the coding sequence ATGAGTGAAAATAAGAAGAAAAACAAAATGGAGCGTGGTTTAACCAATCGCCATGTTCAGGTGATGGCCATTGCAGGAACAATCGGAACTGGACTTTTCCTAGGTGCTGGTCGCTCTATCAGCCTTACAGGACCTTCTATCATCCTGATTTACATGATTACAGGAGCCTTTATGTTTTTGATGATGAGGGCTGTTGGAGAGATGCTGTATCAGGATCCAGAACAGCATACCTTTATCAACTTTATCACCCGTCATTTGGGTAAAGGCTGGGGATATTTCTCAGTTTGGTCTTATTGGCTGTCAGTTGTCTTTATCGGTATGGCAGAAATCACTGCCATCTCAGACTATGTCCGCTTCTGGTTCCCTACCTGGCCTAGCTGGATGATTCAGCTTATCTTTTTAACGATTTTGGCTTTGGTCAATCTGATTGCGGTTAAGCTCTTTGGAGAAGTCGAGTTTTGGTTTGCTATGGTCAAGATTGTGGCGATTTTAGCCATGATTGCAACAGGAGTCTTTATGGTTTTGACAGGCTTTAAGACACCGCATGGTGTTGCAAGTTTGGCAAATATCAGCGACCAGTTCTCTCTTTTTCCAAACGGAGTTATGAACTTTGTCATGGCCTTTCAAATGGTATTTTTTGCCTATCTGATGATTGAGTTTATCGGGGTGACAACTTCTGAAACAAAGAACCCTCGTCAGGTCTTGCCCAAAGCTGTTAAGGAAATTCCTCTCAGAATTATCTTCTTCTACGGGGGAGCTCTCATTGCGATTATGGCCATTATTCCTTGGTCTTATCTTAATTCTTCAGATTCTCCATTTGTAACGGTCTTTGAACTGGCAGGGATCAAGTGGGCAGCGGCTCTAATCAACTTTGTTGTCTTGACCTCAGCAGCGTCTGCTCTTAACTCAACTCTCTACTCAACAGGGAGACACTTATATCAGATTGCCCATGATTCGCCAAATCGTTTCTTAAAGGCCATTAAGGTCGATACCCTTTCTCGCCACAATGTTCCACAAAATGCCATCATCGCCTCAGCGATCTTGATTGCCCTCGCTGCCTTTATCAATGTGTTGCCAGGTGTTTCAGATGCCTTTGCTTTGATTACGGCATCCTCATCAGGTGTTTACATCGCGATTTATATCTTGATTATGGTGGCTCATCTCAAATACCGCAAGTCACAAGACTTCATGGCTGATGGCTACCTCATGCCTCAGTATCGCTTGCTTAATCCCCTAACCATTCTCTTTTTTGTCTTTGTTTTTGTGACTCTCTTTTTGCAAGAGTCCACTTTCATGGGGGCAGTTGGTTCTGCTATCTGGATCTTTGTTTTTGGGATTTATAGTCAGTGGAAATTTAGAAAATAA
- a CDS encoding membrane protein, protein MKNRFFYYQLLDEREEQLINKAGTESFNVFIGLILLSYLVAVLAPALFNSNILLVTLLLGIFFFFNRARQLGVTYYSRFHFTIIGCLLVTLAITSLLMLENYQFNIEIYQHNPLNVKYLSAWVITYLIYLPWVFIGNLVLKSYGEWAQKKFEQDMDELENGE, encoded by the coding sequence ATGAAAAATAGATTTTTTTATTATCAATTATTAGACGAAAGAGAAGAACAACTGATTAACAAAGCTGGGACAGAGTCTTTTAATGTGTTTATCGGGCTCATTCTGCTAAGTTATTTGGTGGCTGTATTAGCACCTGCTCTTTTTAATTCTAATATTCTTCTGGTTACCCTTCTTTTAGGAATTTTCTTCTTTTTCAATCGTGCACGACAACTTGGAGTGACCTACTATAGTCGTTTTCATTTTACAATTATAGGGTGTTTGCTGGTAACTCTCGCTATTACGTCTCTCTTGATGTTGGAGAATTATCAATTCAATATCGAAATTTATCAGCACAATCCTCTGAACGTTAAATATTTGTCTGCTTGGGTTATTACTTATCTGATTTACCTTCCTTGGGTTTTTATCGGCAATCTCGTCCTTAAAAGTTATGGCGAATGGGCCCAAAAAAAGTTTGAGCAAGATATGGATGAACTTGAGAATGGAGAATAG
- a CDS encoding GNAT family acetyltransferase: MELPITIRQAILSDLEEMLAIEEANPSLEEVFSRQSLEESIRKTAGTFLVAGDENQLLGYVLGEAQYLHPKWIEIKSLTIHPDHWGQGLGTLLLAALKQVTVELNHQGVLLQSPDELLSYFEMNGFVEEEVTESHFGSGSEWYLIWENPFYQEEI, translated from the coding sequence ATGGAACTTCCAATCACAATAAGGCAAGCTATCTTATCAGATTTAGAAGAAATGTTGGCGATTGAAGAAGCCAATCCTTCGTTAGAAGAGGTATTTAGCCGCCAATCTTTAGAAGAGAGTATCCGCAAGACTGCGGGTACCTTTCTTGTAGCTGGGGATGAAAATCAGCTCCTAGGCTATGTTTTAGGAGAAGCTCAGTATCTTCATCCCAAATGGATAGAAATAAAATCATTGACTATTCATCCTGACCATTGGGGACAGGGACTGGGAACTCTTCTTCTTGCAGCCTTGAAACAGGTGACAGTCGAACTAAATCACCAAGGTGTTCTTTTGCAGAGTCCTGATGAACTACTATCATATTTTGAAATGAATGGCTTTGTTGAAGAAGAAGTGACAGAGAGTCATTTTGGCAGTGGTTCTGAATGGTATCTGATTTGGGAAAATCCTTTTTATCAGGAGGAAATATGA
- a CDS encoding nicotinate phosphoribosyltransferase (catalyzes the formation of 5-phospho-alpha-D-ribose 1-diphosphate and nicotinate from nicotinate D-ribonucleotide and diphosphate) produces MYPDDSLTLHTDLYQINMMQVYFDQGIHNKKAVFEVYFRQQPFNNGYAVFAGLERIVHYLEDLRFSDSDIAYLETLGYHGEFLDYLRNLKLELTVRSAQEGDLVFANEPIVQVEGPLAQCQLVETALLNIVNFQTLIATKAARIRSVIEDEPLMEFGTRRAQEMDAAIWGTRAAVIGGANGTSNVRAGKLFGIPVLGTHAHALVQVYGNDYEAFKAYASTHRDCVFLVDTYDTLRIGVPAAIQVARELGDKINFKGVRIDSGDIAYISKKVRQQLDEAGYPDAKIYASNDLDENTILNLKMQKAKIDVWGVGTKLITAYDQPALGAVYKIVAIEDENGQMRNTIKLSNNAEKVSTPGKKQVWRITSREKGKSEGDYITYDGVDVSDMTEIKMFHPTYTYIKKTVRNFDAVPLLVDIFKVGTLVYNLPSLTEIQAYARKEFDKLWDEYKRVLNPQHYPVDLARDIWQDKMDLIDKMRKEALGEGEEE; encoded by the coding sequence ATGTATCCAGATGATAGTTTGACATTGCACACGGACTTGTACCAGATTAACATGATGCAAGTTTACTTTGACCAAGGAATTCACAATAAGAAGGCGGTCTTTGAAGTTTATTTCCGTCAGCAACCGTTTAATAACGGCTATGCGGTTTTTGCTGGTTTGGAAAGAATTGTACATTATCTTGAAGACTTACGCTTTTCAGATAGCGATATTGCCTACTTGGAGACGCTTGGGTATCATGGAGAATTCTTGGATTACCTACGAAATCTCAAGTTGGAGTTGACAGTCCGTTCTGCTCAGGAAGGGGACTTGGTTTTTGCCAATGAGCCGATTGTGCAGGTGGAAGGACCTCTTGCCCAATGTCAATTGGTCGAAACGGCTCTCTTAAACATCGTTAACTTTCAAACCTTGATAGCGACCAAGGCAGCACGTATTCGTTCGGTCATTGAAGATGAACCCTTGATGGAATTCGGGACACGTCGTGCGCAAGAAATGGATGCGGCTATCTGGGGAACACGCGCAGCCGTGATTGGTGGAGCCAACGGAACTAGCAACGTGCGAGCAGGGAAGCTCTTTGGCATTCCTGTCTTGGGTACTCATGCCCATGCCTTGGTACAGGTTTATGGAAACGACTATGAGGCCTTCAAGGCTTATGCGTCAACCCATCGTGACTGTGTCTTTCTAGTAGATACATATGATACGCTTCGCATCGGTGTGCCAGCTGCTATTCAGGTAGCTCGTGAACTGGGAGACAAGATTAACTTTAAAGGTGTTCGTATCGACTCAGGGGATATTGCCTATATTTCCAAGAAAGTTCGCCAACAGTTAGATGAGGCTGGATATCCAGATGCCAAAATTTACGCTTCCAATGACCTCGATGAAAATACTATCCTCAACCTCAAGATGCAAAAAGCCAAGATTGATGTCTGGGGTGTGGGAACCAAGCTGATTACAGCCTATGATCAGCCAGCTCTTGGGGCGGTTTATAAGATTGTGGCTATCGAAGATGAGAATGGTCAGATGCGTAATACCATCAAACTGTCTAATAATGCGGAAAAAGTGTCTACGCCAGGTAAGAAACAGGTATGGCGCATTACCAGTCGTGAAAAAGGCAAGTCAGAAGGTGACTACATTACTTATGATGGTGTGGATGTGAGTGACATGACAGAAATCAAAATGTTCCATCCAACTTATACCTACATCAAAAAGACCGTTCGAAACTTTGATGCGGTTCCTCTCTTGGTGGATATTTTCAAAGTAGGAACATTAGTTTACAACTTGCCTAGTTTGACGGAGATTCAGGCCTATGCTCGCAAAGAATTTGACAAGCTTTGGGATGAGTATAAACGGGTACTAAATCCACAGCACTATCCAGTAGATTTGGCGCGTGATATTTGGCAAGATAAGATGGACTTGATTGACAAGATGCGCAAGGAAGCCCTTGGCGAAGGAGAAGAAGAATGA
- a CDS encoding NAD synthetase, whose protein sequence is MSLQETIIQQLGVKPVIDAQEEIRRSIDFLKKYLKKHPFLKSFVLGISGGQDSTLAGRLAQLAMEEMRAETGDDSYKFIAVRLPYGVQADEEDAQKALAFIQPDVSLVVNIKESADAMTAAVEATGSPVSDFNKGNIKARSRMIAQYALAGAHSGAVIGTDHAAENITGFFTKFGDGGADILPLYRLNKRQGKQLLKELGADPALYEKIPTADLEEEKPGLADEVALGVTYNEIDDYLEGKTISPEAQATIENWWHKGQHKRHLPITVFDDFWE, encoded by the coding sequence ATGAGTTTGCAAGAGACCATTATCCAGCAACTAGGTGTCAAGCCAGTGATTGACGCCCAGGAAGAAATTCGTCGTTCCATTGACTTCTTAAAAAAATACCTAAAAAAACATCCCTTCCTTAAAAGTTTTGTACTAGGAATTTCTGGTGGACAGGACTCGACTTTAGCGGGGCGATTGGCGCAATTAGCTATGGAAGAAATGCGAGCAGAAACTGGAGATGACAGCTACAAATTTATCGCTGTTCGGCTCCCTTATGGAGTCCAAGCTGACGAAGAGGATGCTCAAAAAGCTCTTGCTTTCATCCAGCCAGATGTCAGTCTAGTTGTAAATATCAAGGAATCAGCTGATGCTATGACAGCTGCAGTCGAAGCGACAGGAAGTCCTGTTTCAGACTTTAACAAGGGAAATATCAAGGCTCGTAGTCGTATGATTGCCCAATATGCCCTTGCGGGTGCCCATAGCGGAGCTGTCATTGGAACAGACCATGCTGCGGAAAATATCACAGGCTTTTTTACTAAGTTTGGTGACGGTGGTGCAGATATTCTCCCTCTTTACCGCCTCAATAAACGCCAAGGAAAGCAACTCTTGAAGGAACTTGGTGCAGACCCAGCTCTTTATGAAAAAATCCCAACAGCAGACCTGGAAGAAGAAAAACCTGGACTTGCTGACGAAGTCGCACTTGGAGTCACTTACAATGAAATTGATGACTATCTAGAAGGCAAAACCATCAGTCCAGAAGCTCAAGCGACTATTGAAAACTGGTGGCATAAAGGCCAACACAAACGCCACCTACCAATCACCGTCTTTGATGACTTTTGGGAGTGA
- a CDS encoding GNAT family acetyltransferase, translating into MKIRQARFSDLDRIIEIELENFSLEEAIPRSVFEAHLQEIQTSFLVAEKEGHILGYIEGPVVPHRHLDDQSFTEEIKDYSYQPGGYISVTCLSIAKEAQALGVGKRLLKALKEVALEHEREGINLTCHDYLIAYYEKHGFVNEGISQSSFAGETWYDMVWQPENKEN; encoded by the coding sequence ATGAAAATCAGACAAGCAAGATTTTCGGATTTAGATAGGATTATAGAGATAGAGCTAGAGAATTTTTCCCTTGAAGAAGCCATTCCTCGTTCGGTCTTTGAGGCCCATTTGCAGGAAATTCAGACCAGTTTTCTGGTAGCTGAAAAAGAGGGGCATATTCTTGGTTATATCGAAGGTCCAGTCGTCCCACACCGCCATCTAGATGATCAGTCCTTTACAGAAGAAATAAAAGACTATAGCTATCAACCTGGAGGTTATATTTCTGTGACTTGCCTATCTATTGCCAAGGAAGCACAAGCTTTGGGAGTGGGGAAAAGACTATTAAAGGCTCTGAAAGAGGTCGCTTTAGAACATGAACGAGAGGGTATTAATCTGACGTGTCATGATTACCTTATCGCCTATTATGAAAAACATGGCTTTGTTAATGAAGGAATATCTCAGTCAAGCTTTGCTGGGGAAACATGGTATGATATGGTCTGGCAGCCTGAAAATAAAGAAAACTAG
- a CDS encoding aminodeoxychorismate lyase yields MLLTEKSREEEKLSFKEQILRDLERVKEQDRREKEVEIPNLTASSSPASSATPSDLEPETSTEELMADSLSVVDKILKNAPSVPPLSSARTDETDDQEEKEIRQPIIDKIEVVESEEPLVEPIHLAEEPVVETVQPKVEPVELKPEEKEFNDTPTKVAVTYKTEDKKEEITPGMPERVEPVSTESSSGLADAPRRSRRQGATSTKKKKKSKAKGFLVTVLVLLALVAVGGYFGYGYVQDSLKPVDASSKDYVTVQIPDGANVQEIGSTLEKSGLVKHGLIFSLYAKYYSHANLKSGYYNLKKSMSTDELIQELQKGGTPEAQAPVLANLTIPEGYTLEQIAQTVGQLQGEFKEPLTADAFLAKAQDETFISQLVAKYPNLLGSLPTKDSSVRYRLEGYLFPATYTIKDSTTVESLIDEMVAAMDKAMSPYYATIKEKNLTVNELLSIASLVEKEGAKTEDRKMIAGVFYNRLNAGMPLQSNIAILYAQGKLGQKISLADDAGIDTTIDSPYNVYTHLGLMPGPVDSPSSDAIEASVNQTKSEYLYFVANVEDGKVYFATTKEEHDQNVAEHINSKLPQASSSN; encoded by the coding sequence ATGCTTTTGACTGAAAAATCAAGAGAAGAAGAAAAATTAAGCTTTAAAGAGCAGATTCTACGTGATTTAGAAAGAGTAAAAGAACAAGATAGAAGAGAGAAAGAAGTAGAGATTCCAAATCTGACGGCTTCATCATCTCCAGCTAGTTCAGCAACTCCTTCAGATCTTGAACCAGAAACATCAACAGAAGAGTTGATGGCTGATTCCCTGTCTGTTGTCGATAAAATTCTAAAGAATGCACCAAGTGTTCCTCCACTTTCAAGTGCTAGAACTGATGAAACGGATGACCAAGAAGAGAAAGAGATTAGACAGCCAATCATCGACAAGATTGAAGTTGTAGAATCTGAAGAACCTCTAGTAGAGCCGATTCATCTGGCTGAAGAACCTGTAGTGGAAACTGTTCAACCTAAGGTAGAACCAGTTGAGCTTAAACCCGAAGAAAAAGAATTTAACGATACTCCGACTAAGGTTGCCGTAACCTATAAAACAGAAGACAAGAAAGAGGAAATCACCCCAGGAATGCCTGAAAGAGTTGAGCCTGTTTCTACAGAATCTAGCAGTGGATTAGCTGATGCTCCACGTCGTAGTCGTCGTCAAGGTGCAACATCAACTAAGAAAAAGAAAAAATCAAAAGCTAAAGGTTTCCTAGTAACAGTTCTAGTTCTCCTAGCACTCGTTGCAGTTGGTGGTTACTTTGGTTATGGTTACGTTCAAGATTCCTTGAAACCTGTTGATGCGAGCTCTAAGGACTATGTAACGGTTCAAATCCCAGACGGAGCAAACGTTCAAGAAATTGGAAGCACCTTGGAAAAATCTGGTCTGGTTAAACATGGACTTATCTTTAGCCTTTATGCTAAATACTATAGCCATGCTAACTTGAAGTCAGGTTATTACAACTTGAAGAAGAGTATGAGTACGGATGAGTTGATTCAAGAATTGCAAAAAGGTGGGACTCCTGAAGCTCAGGCACCTGTTCTTGCAAACTTGACCATTCCAGAAGGCTATACATTAGAGCAAATCGCTCAAACAGTAGGACAACTTCAAGGTGAATTTAAAGAACCTCTTACTGCGGATGCTTTCTTGGCAAAAGCTCAAGATGAGACCTTTATCTCACAATTAGTAGCCAAGTATCCAAACCTACTTGGAAGTCTTCCAACAAAAGACAGTAGCGTTCGTTATCGTCTTGAAGGCTACCTTTTCCCAGCGACCTATACGATCAAAGACAGTACAACTGTTGAAAGTTTGATTGATGAAATGGTAGCTGCTATGGATAAGGCTATGTCACCATATTACGCTACAATCAAAGAAAAGAATCTGACAGTTAATGAATTGCTCAGCATTGCTTCTCTTGTCGAAAAAGAAGGTGCTAAAACCGAAGACCGCAAGATGATCGCAGGTGTCTTCTATAACCGCTTGAATGCTGGTATGCCACTTCAAAGTAATATCGCTATCCTATATGCTCAAGGAAAACTTGGTCAAAAGATTAGTTTAGCAGATGACGCTGGAATTGATACAACGATTGATTCACCATACAATGTTTACACACACCTTGGCCTCATGCCTGGACCGGTTGATAGCCCAAGTTCGGATGCGATTGAAGCAAGTGTAAACCAGACAAAGAGTGAGTACTTGTACTTTGTAGCCAATGTTGAAGACGGTAAAGTATACTTTGCAACAACAAAAGAAGAACATGATCAAAACGTTGCAGAGCATATCAATAGCAAGTTACCTCAAGCAAGTAGTTCAAACTAA
- a CDS encoding GNAT family acetyltransferase translates to MKATGTQILQTERLILRRFVESDAEAMFQNWASSAENLTYVTWDPHPDVEVTRNSIRNWVASYTNPNYYKWAICLKENPEHVIGDISIIEMHEEDLSCEIGYVLGKKFWGRGMMTEALKAVLDFCFTQAGFQKVRARYASLNPASGRVMEKAGMSYLKTIANGVERKDYVADLIYYQISREDR, encoded by the coding sequence ATGAAAGCAACCGGTACGCAAATATTACAGACAGAACGTTTGATTTTGAGAAGATTTGTGGAGAGTGATGCGGAAGCCATGTTTCAAAATTGGGCTTCGTCTGCTGAGAATCTGACCTATGTCACCTGGGATCCTCATCCTGATGTTGAGGTGACTCGGAACTCGATTCGAAATTGGGTTGCATCCTATACCAATCCCAACTATTACAAATGGGCCATTTGTCTCAAAGAGAACCCAGAGCATGTGATAGGAGATATCAGCATCATTGAAATGCACGAGGAAGATTTAAGTTGTGAAATTGGCTATGTTTTAGGAAAAAAATTTTGGGGCCGAGGTATGATGACAGAGGCCTTGAAAGCTGTGTTAGATTTTTGTTTTACTCAAGCAGGCTTTCAAAAAGTCAGAGCTCGTTACGCTAGTCTCAATCCAGCTTCAGGCCGTGTTATGGAAAAAGCGGGAATGTCTTATCTAAAAACCATTGCCAATGGTGTGGAGAGAAAAGACTACGTTGCGGACCTTATTTATTACCAGATAAGTAGGGAGGACAGGTGA
- a CDS encoding transcription elongation factor GreA: MAEKTYPMTLEEKEKLEKELEELKLVRRPEVVERIKIARSYGDLSENSEYEAAKDEQAFVEGQISSLETKIRYAEIVNSDAVAQDEVAIGKTVTIQEVGEDEEEVYIIVGSAGADAFAGKVSNESPIGHALIGKKTGDTATIETPVGSYDVKILKVEKTA; this comes from the coding sequence ATGGCAGAAAAAACTTACCCAATGACCCTTGAAGAAAAGGAAAAACTAGAAAAAGAATTAGAGGAGTTGAAACTCGTTCGACGTCCCGAAGTCGTAGAGCGTATCAAGATTGCTCGTTCCTATGGAGACCTTTCAGAAAATAGTGAGTATGAAGCAGCGAAAGATGAACAAGCTTTTGTTGAAGGACAAATTTCAAGTCTAGAAACAAAAATTCGCTATGCTGAAATTGTTAATAGCGATGCAGTTGCCCAAGATGAGGTAGCAATCGGTAAAACAGTAACAATCCAAGAAGTCGGTGAAGACGAAGAAGAGGTCTACATCATCGTCGGTTCTGCAGGTGCAGATGCTTTTGCTGGTAAAGTATCAAATGAAAGTCCGATTGGCCATGCTCTAATTGGCAAGAAGACTGGCGATACTGCAACGATTGAAACACCAGTTGGAAGCTATGATGTCAAAATCTTAAAGGTTGAGAAAACGGCCTAA